The following coding sequences lie in one Halorarum halophilum genomic window:
- a CDS encoding CPBP family glutamic-type intramembrane protease, giving the protein MGPGITNGIHAGAAPLTFIADWITAGEVVPLIGLWILLSSVDVGIQYALESAVHREFLVAPPFSYRHKRWLRVVAPNQHLRGILPAYEPQDSIGYTVTDSSWIGLGQRSLVVTVGVLFEEVLARGLPLALTQYVGLPVMWCIAVGTVYWAFLHRTGRGLSLVVTTGWLLAWLTVAGHWPLAVGLHLGNNLVVLLYTHVTSHR; this is encoded by the coding sequence ATGGGGCCAGGCATCACAAACGGGATACACGCGGGCGCCGCCCCGCTCACGTTCATCGCCGATTGGATTACGGCCGGCGAAGTCGTGCCGCTGATCGGGTTGTGGATCCTCCTTTCGTCCGTCGATGTCGGGATACAGTACGCGCTGGAATCCGCGGTTCACCGGGAGTTCCTCGTCGCTCCACCGTTCTCGTATCGCCACAAACGCTGGCTACGGGTAGTCGCCCCGAACCAACACCTGAGAGGGATTCTCCCTGCGTACGAGCCCCAGGACTCGATCGGGTACACCGTAACCGACTCCAGTTGGATCGGTCTTGGCCAACGGTCGCTCGTCGTGACGGTCGGGGTGTTGTTCGAGGAAGTGCTTGCCAGGGGCCTGCCGCTCGCACTCACACAGTACGTCGGCCTCCCTGTAATGTGGTGTATCGCTGTCGGTACCGTCTACTGGGCGTTCCTTCACAGAACCGGACGCGGCCTCTCGCTGGTCGTGACAACCGGGTGGCTGCTTGCCTGGCTGACCGTCGCCGGGCACTGGCCGCTTGCTGTCGGCCTCCACCTCGGAAACAATCTCGTGGTCCTCCTGTACACCCACGTCACCAGCCATCGATGA
- a CDS encoding amidohydrolase family protein — MSIRDVVASTPLVDNHAHAVEPLERERITDSFADYFTEGQLSPEHARHTLNYRAVLDLLAEQFGSADEATLLQQRAEVDLASYARTLIDGTNTETILVDDGFPNVALDEFDAYTDADLRPIHRIENVAETLLPASESLASFEDAFVDALEEALDGEFVALKTVIAYRTGLRVRAHDRDAVRRAYDEVCRDWDGRVEHSVFNDYLVHLAAEMAAAYDAPLQFHTGFGDADAHPQFVDPTYLYEFLQAHPSTPVVLLHGGYPYTRAAGYVTATLDNVYLDLSLATPFVQHGVEPLISQALELAPTTKLLYASDAFSVPELYVLAARRFRADLSSVLERLAADGFVTESYAEDVARRILRENAVSLYDL, encoded by the coding sequence ATGAGCATCCGAGACGTCGTCGCGTCGACGCCGCTCGTGGACAACCACGCCCACGCCGTCGAACCGCTCGAACGGGAGCGGATCACCGACTCGTTCGCCGACTACTTTACCGAGGGCCAACTCTCGCCCGAACACGCCCGCCACACGCTCAACTACCGTGCGGTGCTCGATCTCCTCGCCGAGCAGTTCGGCAGCGCGGACGAGGCGACGTTGCTCCAGCAGCGCGCTGAGGTCGACCTCGCGTCTTACGCTCGGACGCTCATCGACGGGACGAACACGGAGACCATCCTCGTCGACGACGGCTTCCCCAACGTCGCCCTCGACGAATTCGACGCCTACACTGACGCGGATCTGCGGCCAATCCACCGCATCGAGAACGTGGCCGAGACGCTTCTCCCGGCCTCGGAGTCGCTCGCCTCGTTCGAGGATGCCTTCGTCGATGCGCTTGAGGAGGCGCTCGACGGGGAGTTCGTCGCGCTCAAGACCGTCATCGCCTACCGAACTGGCCTCCGAGTACGCGCTCACGACCGGGACGCTGTCCGGCGAGCCTACGACGAGGTATGCCGCGACTGGGACGGACGCGTCGAACATTCCGTCTTCAACGATTACCTCGTCCATCTCGCAGCGGAGATGGCGGCTGCCTACGACGCACCGCTCCAGTTCCACACGGGATTCGGCGACGCCGATGCCCACCCGCAGTTCGTCGACCCGACTTACCTGTATGAGTTCTTGCAGGCCCACCCCAGTACGCCGGTCGTCCTGCTCCACGGCGGCTATCCGTACACCCGCGCTGCTGGCTACGTCACCGCGACGCTGGACAACGTCTACCTCGACCTCTCGCTCGCGACGCCGTTCGTCCAGCACGGCGTCGAGCCGCTCATCTCGCAAGCGCTCGAACTCGCACCGACGACGAAACTGCTCTACGCGAGTGATGCCTTCTCGGTCCCCGAACTGTACGTCCTGGCCGCGCGGCGGTTCCGAGCCGACCTTTCGTCGGTGCTCGAACGCCTCGCTGCGGACGGCTTCGTCACCGAGTCGTACGCCGAGGATGTCGCTCGCAGGATCCTTCGGGAGAACGCCGTTAGCCTCTACGACCTCTGA
- a CDS encoding APC family permease produces MSTDTDIAESKGLAKQLGFWHLWAIGVGSVVGDGIFLLLGDGIATAGPAAILAYVLAGLFMLFIALAVSDLAVGLPSAGAMWIWGREILGDYAGFISGLSYAVGWIIAGGSVGLAMGRITQFFVPDLGVPAAVWGILFVTIFALIQLGGVFLSSRLQLGTVLLLVGIVLIFGISTILSGNYSGTRFTPFFPNGYGSVWAAMAFGMYAYMGPLTLTTGGDEAKNVEDIPRALVVACVTFLFIYTLAMIGMIGIMGYEQFTSLESPFTTTAQMVWGSNAALIINFAAWIAAFTSLFMGTMYSAPRMLYKMGEMKVLPDIFGQVYEGTRVPLFSTVFVWACSVVLLLVAQYELLDYGQLSLLLVFAWLVTWGVAIVAAVKYRREHPGHVAKQNWKQPLFPLFPVLGMLGVAFILYGTFSGAAASFGLGIVFLIAISAIYYFYGRHRMDNAEIPTVLDTDRQPSTDD; encoded by the coding sequence ATGTCAACAGACACCGACATTGCCGAATCGAAAGGATTAGCGAAACAGCTAGGGTTCTGGCACCTCTGGGCAATCGGTGTCGGTTCCGTCGTGGGTGACGGTATTTTCCTGCTCCTCGGCGATGGAATCGCGACGGCCGGCCCAGCAGCCATCCTGGCGTACGTGCTGGCGGGGCTGTTCATGCTCTTCATCGCACTCGCCGTGAGCGACCTCGCGGTCGGCCTCCCAAGTGCGGGCGCCATGTGGATCTGGGGGCGAGAGATTCTCGGCGACTATGCCGGGTTCATTAGCGGCCTCTCGTACGCCGTTGGGTGGATAATCGCAGGCGGGAGCGTTGGACTGGCGATGGGCCGCATCACCCAATTTTTCGTCCCCGACCTCGGCGTCCCGGCCGCAGTGTGGGGCATCCTCTTTGTGACGATCTTCGCGCTCATCCAGCTCGGAGGCGTGTTCCTATCGAGTCGGCTCCAGCTCGGCACCGTGCTCCTCCTCGTCGGCATCGTGTTGATATTCGGCATCAGTACCATCCTCAGCGGCAATTACTCCGGGACGCGTTTCACGCCGTTCTTCCCGAACGGGTACGGGAGTGTCTGGGCCGCGATGGCGTTCGGGATGTATGCCTACATGGGACCGCTCACGCTCACGACTGGGGGCGACGAGGCGAAGAACGTCGAAGACATCCCACGGGCGCTCGTCGTCGCCTGCGTTACGTTCCTCTTCATCTACACGCTCGCGATGATCGGCATGATCGGCATCATGGGCTACGAGCAGTTCACGTCACTCGAATCGCCGTTCACCACGACCGCACAGATGGTTTGGGGCTCAAACGCCGCGCTCATCATCAACTTCGCGGCATGGATCGCAGCGTTCACGAGCCTGTTCATGGGGACGATGTACTCCGCACCTCGGATGCTCTACAAGATGGGCGAGATGAAGGTTCTCCCCGACATATTTGGCCAGGTGTACGAGGGAACTCGCGTTCCGCTCTTCTCGACCGTGTTCGTCTGGGCGTGCAGCGTCGTCCTGCTGCTCGTAGCGCAGTACGAGCTGCTCGACTACGGCCAGCTCTCGCTGCTCCTAGTGTTCGCATGGCTGGTGACCTGGGGCGTTGCAATCGTTGCCGCCGTCAAATACCGCCGTGAGCACCCTGGGCACGTCGCAAAGCAGAACTGGAAGCAACCGCTGTTCCCGCTCTTCCCGGTACTCGGGATGCTGGGCGTCGCGTTCATCCTCTACGGCACGTTCTCGGGTGCCGCCGCTTCATTCGGTCTCGGCATCGTGTTTCTTATCGCCATCTCCGCGATCTACTACTTCTACGGTCGTCACCGAATGGACAACGCAGAGATACCAACGGTGCTCGACACCGACCGGCAGCCGAGCACCGACGACTAA
- the glnA2 gene encoding gamma-glutamylputrescine synthetase: MPTTDEVIETCSSDEVSLVRLLYVGNDGVPRGRVVDADRVASVLTDGINLSSAMQSFNALDHLAPGGMFGAAGEVRILPDPETFRILPYANRAAVMLCDLYDLDRTPWAADPRSTLASYLDDLPYEASVAFESEFYLTRDTEDGELAPFDDSVCFAADGMQSTNDIVLDMTDALKAQGMDIVAYYPEYGPGQQELVVEHAPGLQAADNHILFKQTVKGVASNHGVDATFVPKPFAEAAGAGCHIHLSLWDDGENVFHDPDSDGQYGLSETARHFIGGVLDHAPALVALTAATVSSYRRLRPHMWASAFTCWGQDNREAIVRVPSSQWDEPSETTRFEFKPADNTANPYLAELGLLAAGMDGVERELDPGAPVNEDPAEMSAAEREERGVQRLPETLGEALDELEADEVLAAAMGETLFQSYVEVKRSQWDEFTGTVTEWELDKFTRAF; the protein is encoded by the coding sequence ATGCCCACTACAGACGAGGTCATCGAGACCTGTAGCTCCGACGAGGTAAGCCTCGTCCGACTGTTGTACGTCGGGAACGACGGCGTTCCTCGCGGCCGCGTCGTGGACGCAGACCGCGTCGCGTCCGTCCTGACCGATGGGATCAACCTCTCGTCGGCGATGCAGTCGTTCAACGCGCTCGACCATCTCGCGCCGGGCGGTATGTTCGGCGCCGCCGGCGAGGTGCGGATACTCCCCGACCCAGAGACGTTTCGGATCCTTCCGTACGCCAACCGTGCAGCCGTGATGCTGTGTGACCTCTACGACCTCGACCGAACGCCGTGGGCTGCCGACCCGCGGAGCACACTCGCATCGTATCTTGATGATCTCCCGTACGAGGCGAGCGTCGCGTTCGAGAGCGAGTTCTACTTGACACGCGACACCGAGGACGGCGAGTTGGCTCCGTTCGATGACAGCGTCTGCTTTGCAGCCGACGGCATGCAGAGCACGAACGACATCGTGCTCGACATGACGGACGCGCTCAAGGCCCAGGGAATGGATATCGTGGCGTACTACCCGGAGTACGGGCCCGGCCAGCAGGAGCTGGTCGTCGAGCACGCACCAGGACTGCAGGCGGCCGACAACCACATCCTCTTCAAGCAGACCGTCAAGGGAGTCGCGTCGAACCACGGCGTCGACGCGACCTTCGTCCCGAAGCCGTTCGCGGAGGCTGCCGGAGCGGGCTGTCACATCCACCTCTCGCTCTGGGACGATGGGGAGAACGTGTTCCATGACCCCGACAGCGACGGTCAGTACGGCCTGAGCGAAACCGCCCGCCACTTTATCGGTGGTGTACTCGACCACGCCCCGGCGCTCGTCGCGCTGACTGCCGCGACCGTCTCCTCCTACCGTCGGCTCCGACCCCACATGTGGGCCTCGGCGTTCACCTGCTGGGGACAAGATAACCGCGAGGCGATCGTGCGTGTCCCCTCGTCGCAGTGGGACGAACCGAGCGAGACCACGCGATTCGAGTTCAAGCCCGCAGATAACACCGCCAACCCGTATCTCGCAGAGCTCGGGCTGCTCGCAGCCGGTATGGACGGCGTGGAGCGCGAACTCGACCCCGGTGCGCCCGTGAACGAGGACCCCGCGGAGATGTCGGCCGCGGAGCGCGAGGAGCGCGGCGTCCAGCGGCTCCCGGAGACGCTCGGGGAGGCACTGGATGAACTCGAAGCTGACGAGGTGCTCGCCGCCGCCATGGGCGAGACGCTCTTCCAGTCGTACGTAGAGGTGAAGCGTAGCCAGTGGGACGAGTTCACGGGCACCGTCACGGAGTGGGAGCTCGACAAGTTTACCCGGGCGTTCTGA
- a CDS encoding DUF6885 family protein, producing MTDLPPLFDALDLDVAVLPGFPDVHETYRLLRDQKDMVCGAYALTYLLRAYGVNEVDGDPVTIDRVAEIAGTTLEPHNADRQALIEDRIATGELPSERAATWYMHDYFDGDFGVVEDEGGTSAEGLVEACETASGGRVEAIPVPAVRDAEIQLDAARFDALLGAMATGAVPAQPILNYNLRHTLAPAGLLGHKYNVVALLAQWDDPSYFRTMDWDVGHFTTVAARVARAGSDERYLVVRDSYKTFGWDGYHLQPESYVRRGLVRADDHRDGGVLLVTPAADTVRTWLADHGLEPGLWDNGSAYTTGTHD from the coding sequence ATGACTGACCTTCCACCGCTGTTCGACGCGCTCGACCTCGATGTAGCGGTGTTGCCGGGGTTCCCCGATGTCCACGAGACGTACCGCCTGCTCCGCGACCAGAAGGACATGGTCTGCGGGGCGTACGCGCTCACGTACCTGCTCCGGGCGTACGGTGTCAACGAGGTCGACGGCGACCCGGTCACGATCGACCGCGTCGCTGAGATCGCCGGCACGACGCTCGAACCGCACAACGCCGACCGGCAGGCGCTGATCGAAGACCGCATTGCGACAGGTGAACTGCCTTCTGAGCGCGCCGCCACGTGGTACATGCACGACTACTTCGACGGCGACTTCGGCGTCGTCGAGGACGAAGGTGGGACGAGTGCCGAGGGACTGGTCGAGGCATGCGAGACGGCCTCGGGCGGTCGGGTCGAGGCGATTCCAGTGCCAGCCGTTCGGGACGCGGAGATCCAGCTCGACGCGGCTCGCTTCGACGCACTCCTCGGCGCGATGGCGACCGGTGCAGTACCTGCCCAGCCCATTCTGAACTACAACCTTCGACACACGCTCGCACCGGCCGGCCTGCTCGGGCACAAGTACAATGTCGTGGCGCTGCTCGCCCAGTGGGACGACCCATCGTACTTCCGGACGATGGACTGGGACGTCGGCCACTTCACGACCGTCGCCGCTCGCGTTGCACGGGCCGGCAGCGACGAGCGCTACCTCGTGGTCCGCGACTCTTACAAGACGTTCGGGTGGGACGGCTACCACCTCCAGCCCGAGTCATACGTCAGGCGCGGTCTCGTGCGGGCCGACGACCACCGGGATGGTGGCGTTCTCCTCGTGACGCCCGCCGCGGACACCGTCCGCACGTGGCTTGCAGATCACGGCCTCGAACCGGGGCTCTGGGACAACGGCAGCGCCTACACGACAGGGACACATGACTGA
- a CDS encoding right-handed parallel beta-helix repeat-containing protein, which translates to MPRDYKTIQAGVNAASPGDLVLVAPGTYAEEVVVSTSGVTVRGRDRNEVILDGGFEGENAIEVTADGVALENLTGRFYRGTAFYWSGVEGFRGSFLTAYNNGYYGIYAYESRDGRFEHSYASGHPDAGFYLGRNRPYDAAISDVVAEHNAIGYSGTSTGGPLTVTDSVWRYNKVGVFPNTLDRADPPQRASSIVGNQIYANNNADAPALQSYPLIGMGILLWGGSDNVVAENRVRDHDRFGIVAHPNVVTPSGNEVRNNQIGDSGRADLALGRPAGEGNSFHNNMFDTSLPPAIESGPTEGSAKVTAVFSALERQVETGTFPAGDWRDQPVPGDQPSMPDPEAPPRPAERASSLEAPEAQTDGYGME; encoded by the coding sequence GTGCCCCGGGATTACAAGACGATCCAGGCTGGCGTCAACGCCGCCTCGCCAGGCGACCTCGTCTTAGTGGCGCCAGGCACATACGCCGAAGAGGTCGTCGTATCGACGTCAGGTGTGACCGTCCGAGGACGCGACCGAAACGAGGTCATCCTGGACGGCGGATTCGAGGGGGAGAACGCCATCGAGGTGACTGCTGACGGGGTCGCCCTCGAGAACCTGACCGGACGGTTTTACCGAGGTACCGCGTTCTACTGGTCCGGTGTGGAGGGGTTCCGCGGCAGCTTCCTGACGGCCTACAACAACGGCTACTACGGAATCTACGCCTACGAGTCACGGGACGGACGATTCGAGCACAGTTACGCATCAGGCCATCCCGACGCCGGCTTCTACCTCGGTCGAAACCGACCCTACGACGCCGCAATCTCCGATGTCGTCGCCGAGCACAACGCCATCGGGTATTCTGGCACGAGTACTGGCGGCCCTCTGACTGTCACGGACTCCGTCTGGCGGTACAACAAGGTCGGCGTCTTCCCGAACACCCTGGATCGGGCGGACCCACCCCAACGGGCCTCCAGTATCGTCGGCAACCAAATCTACGCGAACAACAATGCGGACGCCCCAGCCCTCCAGTCGTACCCGCTCATCGGGATGGGAATCCTCCTCTGGGGAGGATCCGACAACGTCGTCGCCGAGAATCGCGTTCGGGACCACGACCGCTTCGGGATCGTGGCCCATCCCAACGTCGTCACCCCCTCGGGGAACGAGGTCCGGAACAACCAGATCGGCGACTCCGGCCGGGCTGACCTTGCACTCGGACGGCCTGCAGGCGAGGGAAACAGCTTTCATAACAACATGTTCGACACGAGCCTCCCTCCAGCGATCGAATCGGGTCCGACGGAGGGCAGTGCGAAGGTAACAGCTGTCTTCTCCGCGCTCGAACGCCAGGTCGAGACCGGGACCTTCCCCGCCGGCGACTGGCGCGACCAACCGGTTCCCGGCGACCAGCCATCGATGCCAGACCCAGAGGCCCCGCCCAGACCGGCCGAGAGAGCCAGTTCGTTAGAGGCCCCAGAAGCGCAGACTGACGGCTACGGCATGGAGTGA
- a CDS encoding winged helix-turn-helix domain-containing protein — translation MAETDRHHTDEVRQPEPPLPEESGLTLEEYLAMQQAIGHPTRFRILRTLVANDELSAADLNAAVDVESHNFHYHLDELVDVGLVDKRQRRTADSQGFFTYYRPTTMGRGILEHGVEELMRREHEFNDAYS, via the coding sequence ATGGCCGAAACCGACCGCCATCACACAGACGAGGTTCGTCAGCCGGAGCCGCCGCTTCCCGAGGAGAGCGGACTGACGCTCGAGGAGTACCTCGCAATGCAACAGGCGATCGGTCACCCAACGCGGTTTCGTATCCTGCGAACGCTCGTCGCCAATGACGAACTGAGCGCCGCCGATCTCAACGCTGCGGTCGATGTTGAATCCCACAATTTCCACTACCACCTCGACGAACTGGTCGACGTCGGGCTCGTCGACAAGCGCCAGCGACGGACCGCCGATAGCCAGGGCTTCTTCACGTACTACCGGCCGACTACAATGGGGCGCGGCATCCTCGAGCACGGCGTCGAGGAGCTGATGCGCCGCGAACACGAGTTCAATGACGCCTATTCATAG
- a CDS encoding M20 family metallopeptidase translates to MTELTDRELAVIERGCAWIDDNADELVDLLAELVARPSLPGDEGVHDDEATTVGQLWSFLEESADALELDAQPISAEDDYREKTRENVYAVLPGDGDDGFVATSHTDVVPPGPTADWPDDDPWTMREGVVRRTDDCTVEVAVGDRVETRTIRDRMDRVWRLRGDSEVAALVGRGVYDNKAAIVCLVGSALGLDAALAGTDATLGGDVIHGHLVDEEYYQVGAKNMVGWGGGGDWLGDRYDGYDGWTAAVLEGSYGFVPVVGHRGLVWLTLRAEGESAHASTPDLGHNAVLGAAKALAETDTDAYRDAVAAPFVEDALLGELTVAPGTSIVGGGIERVDPETGSVERGGLNTIPDWCEATFDVRIPRWEGFPGSVDAVEDRLCETVVAHASAAAPDVDFSASIGEHDFFPPVALADDREAAADHPLVRTASWAAADTVGYDPGLDVAPGVTDAAFVYHGTHIPTLVEYGPAGALSHEPLEYVERDHVIAGAKAMLKLAVAEVGVTQRS, encoded by the coding sequence ATGACTGAGCTGACCGACCGCGAGCTGGCGGTCATCGAGCGGGGCTGTGCGTGGATAGACGACAACGCCGACGAGCTCGTCGACCTGCTCGCCGAGCTCGTCGCGAGACCGAGCCTCCCCGGCGACGAGGGAGTCCACGACGACGAGGCGACCACCGTCGGGCAGCTGTGGTCCTTCCTCGAGGAGAGTGCCGACGCGCTCGAACTCGACGCCCAGCCCATCTCCGCCGAGGACGACTATCGCGAGAAGACGAGGGAGAACGTCTACGCCGTCCTGCCGGGCGATGGTGACGATGGCTTCGTCGCGACCAGCCACACCGACGTGGTTCCGCCTGGCCCCACCGCGGACTGGCCCGACGACGACCCATGGACGATGCGCGAGGGCGTGGTCCGGCGGACCGACGACTGCACGGTCGAGGTCGCCGTGGGCGACCGAGTCGAAACGCGCACCATCCGCGACCGAATGGACCGCGTCTGGCGACTCCGCGGCGACAGCGAGGTGGCAGCACTCGTTGGCCGCGGCGTCTACGACAACAAGGCCGCGATCGTCTGTCTCGTCGGGAGCGCGCTCGGGCTCGACGCCGCACTCGCCGGGACCGACGCAACGCTTGGCGGCGACGTCATCCACGGCCACCTCGTCGACGAGGAGTACTACCAGGTGGGCGCGAAGAACATGGTCGGCTGGGGTGGTGGAGGAGACTGGCTCGGCGACCGGTACGACGGGTACGACGGGTGGACCGCGGCCGTCCTCGAGGGATCGTACGGCTTCGTTCCGGTCGTCGGTCATCGCGGGCTAGTGTGGCTGACGCTTCGAGCGGAAGGCGAGTCTGCACACGCCTCGACGCCCGATCTCGGCCACAACGCCGTCCTCGGCGCGGCGAAGGCGCTCGCTGAGACCGACACGGATGCGTACCGCGACGCCGTCGCCGCGCCGTTCGTCGAAGACGCGCTGCTGGGCGAGCTCACCGTCGCACCCGGCACCTCCATCGTCGGCGGCGGCATCGAGCGCGTTGACCCCGAGACCGGGTCGGTCGAGCGGGGCGGCCTCAACACCATTCCCGACTGGTGCGAGGCGACGTTCGACGTCCGCATACCGCGCTGGGAGGGGTTCCCCGGGAGCGTCGATGCAGTCGAAGACCGCCTGTGCGAGACGGTTGTCGCGCACGCGAGTGCGGCCGCGCCCGACGTCGACTTCTCGGCATCGATCGGCGAACACGACTTCTTCCCGCCGGTGGCGCTCGCTGACGACCGCGAGGCAGCGGCTGACCACCCGCTGGTTCGGACGGCGTCGTGGGCCGCCGCGGACACCGTCGGTTACGACCCGGGACTTGACGTCGCACCGGGCGTGACCGACGCGGCGTTCGTCTACCACGGCACGCATATTCCGACGCTCGTCGAGTATGGCCCGGCGGGCGCACTGTCGCACGAACCGCTGGAGTACGTCGAGCGAGACCACGTGATCGCAGGCGCAAAGGCGATGCTGAAACTCGCGGTGGCGGAGGTCGGCGTCACTCAGAGGTCGTAG
- a CDS encoding aspartate aminotransferase family protein, translated as MSGERNLLDRDADVLSEAMKIRFFPFVLDTQAGATLTGVDGDELIDFTSAWAVANTGYRHPAVVTALRDQLDRALANSPISLPHGPVIELAERLRDRFDADFPTKVWFGHSGSEAGDLLSKAIPATGDGGVVVTFEGSYHGITTGAATISGHSAQAGVGSEDVVTLPFPDEYRSDRTADALVERALGAVSEAFETHDVAGLITEPLQSDGGILVPPTGFLEGLADICADNDAYFVVDEVKAGLGRTGEFFAYEHAGIQPDAIMLGKPLGSGVPISAVVGRAELVDYEPASHMMTTAGGPLPAAAGLATLDVIESEDLPARAARLGARLAAALDDLAADSPVVGDVRGRGLMQGVELVASGTDDPSHELAAQVCLHARRRGLAVFYVGMHSNVLELTPPLTISEAELDAGVDRLADAIVDAQTTALDPALLERYAGW; from the coding sequence ATGAGTGGAGAGAGGAACTTGCTCGACCGCGACGCTGACGTGCTCTCGGAGGCGATGAAAATCCGGTTTTTCCCGTTCGTCCTTGACACGCAGGCTGGCGCGACGCTCACAGGCGTCGACGGGGATGAACTGATCGACTTTACGTCCGCGTGGGCTGTGGCGAATACCGGCTACCGACATCCGGCTGTCGTCACCGCACTCCGGGACCAACTCGACCGTGCGCTCGCCAACTCGCCGATCTCGCTCCCGCACGGTCCTGTGATCGAACTCGCCGAACGACTCCGCGATCGGTTCGACGCGGACTTCCCGACGAAAGTGTGGTTCGGCCACTCCGGGTCGGAAGCAGGCGACCTGCTCTCGAAGGCCATACCAGCGACCGGCGACGGTGGCGTCGTCGTGACCTTCGAGGGCTCATACCACGGCATTACGACCGGCGCGGCGACGATCTCGGGCCACAGCGCGCAGGCGGGCGTCGGGTCCGAGGACGTCGTTACCCTGCCGTTCCCGGACGAGTACCGCTCCGACCGTACGGCTGACGCGCTCGTTGAACGCGCGCTGGGGGCCGTCAGCGAGGCGTTCGAGACGCACGATGTCGCCGGCCTCATCACGGAGCCGCTCCAAAGTGACGGCGGTATCCTCGTTCCGCCCACTGGGTTCCTCGAAGGGCTCGCGGACATCTGTGCTGACAACGATGCCTACTTCGTTGTCGACGAGGTGAAAGCCGGGCTCGGGCGCACCGGCGAGTTCTTCGCGTACGAACATGCAGGCATCCAACCCGATGCGATCATGCTCGGAAAGCCGCTCGGCAGTGGCGTTCCCATTAGTGCGGTAGTCGGCCGGGCAGAACTGGTCGATTACGAGCCCGCGAGTCACATGATGACGACGGCCGGGGGGCCGCTCCCGGCTGCGGCCGGGCTCGCCACGCTCGACGTCATCGAGTCCGAGGATCTTCCCGCACGCGCCGCCCGCCTCGGCGCTCGTCTCGCAGCTGCGCTAGACGACCTCGCTGCCGACTCACCCGTCGTCGGGGACGTTCGCGGCCGGGGACTGATGCAGGGTGTCGAACTCGTTGCGTCCGGGACCGACGACCCGTCGCACGAGCTCGCAGCGCAGGTCTGCCTTCACGCACGCCGTCGCGGCCTCGCTGTCTTCTACGTCGGCATGCACTCGAACGTACTCGAACTCACGCCACCGCTGACCATCTCCGAGGCCGAACTCGATGCGGGTGTCGATCGGCTGGCCGACGCGATCGTAGATGCCCAGACGACAGCGCTCGACCCGGCGCTACTGGAACGGTACGCTGGCTGGTAG
- a CDS encoding helix-turn-helix transcriptional regulator, with protein sequence MYDLTGFQRDLLYCTAGFEEPHGLAIKDELEKYYESAIQHGKLYPNLDTLVEKGLVEKGELDKRTNSYNVTKRGQRELDARRSWETQYVDE encoded by the coding sequence ATGTACGATCTCACTGGCTTCCAGAGGGACCTACTCTATTGTACAGCAGGCTTCGAGGAACCGCATGGCCTCGCTATCAAGGACGAACTCGAGAAGTACTACGAATCCGCCATCCAACACGGCAAACTCTATCCGAATCTGGATACGCTCGTGGAGAAGGGCCTCGTCGAGAAGGGTGAACTGGACAAGCGAACCAACTCCTACAACGTCACGAAGCGTGGCCAGCGGGAACTCGATGCCCGGCGTAGCTGGGAAACCCAGTACGTCGACGAGTAA